DNA from Tistrella bauzanensis:
AGGACGGGCCGCCTCACGCCGTCCCAGGCGACGGTGACGCTCTAAACCAGCCCGCCGCGCTCATTGCGCGACAGCCTCCAGAGTGAGAAGCGGGGCGCCCTGGATGCCGATCTTGTCGACCTCGACGAGATCAGACGGGTGAAGGCGGCCAGTTTCGCCAATCTCGATTTCTATCAGTGGCTGGTCGACGACCTCAAATCACTCTTCGAGGAGGAATGGGCGACGACACAGGATTTCTGCAAGCTGCTGGTGAGGCTCTATGAATATGAGACTGGAGAGACCAACGGCGCCAGTTTCATCAAGACGACAAGTCCGGGCGGCGACTATCAGCGCCTGAACGCCCCCTATTGGCTTGCCCTGGATGTCGAGCGGCTTGAGGCCGCCTATTTCCACTCGATCTTGAATCAGCAGAGCCAGAGCGCCACCATGCGCGTCGCGATCAGCGAGCTTCCGGCGCCCGGCGGTGATGGATCGGCATTGACCACCTTGATCGAACAGGGCGAGACCTATTTCGAGCTCACCGACGAGATGTTCGACGCGCTCTATCCAGGCCAGTATGACCGCCGTATCCAGAGCCTGCGTGTCCGCTTTCCGGGCCTTGAGCGGGCCGGTCTCAGCCCGCACGCCCGGCTGACCCAGATCGCCAACACACGCTATGCCACCCGCGAGCGCGACCCGAGGCGCGGGGGCCGGATCCGCAAGGACAGATATGCCTTGCAGAGTATCGTGGTCAGCGCGCCCACCATCGATACGGCGACGCTGGATTACCCCGAAGGCAGCCTGAAGCGCTTTCAGAACACCGGGGTCTCATCCCGCTGGCATCTGGTGCTGCCGGCGGTGCTTGAACTGAGGCGCCACAAGAACGGCGCCGGCCGAAGCAAGGCATGGCATGAGGCCGCGACCCGGCATGTCCAGGCCCTGAAACCCCATCTGGACGATGTCGTGTTCGAGGTGACCTTCTCGGGCCGCTGGTAGGTCTTGGTGGCAAACGTCCGGGTCCGATCAGGTGTTCGTCCTGACCGGACCCGGGATGACACCGTCACCGGTGCCGTTTGTTGACCGTCTTGGCGATCCGGTCGCCCACCGACTGCACCAGTTGAACCAGCACGATCAGCAGCACCACCACCGCGATCATCATCTCGGGCATGAAGCGCTGATAGCCATAGCGGATGCCCAGATCGCCAAGGCCGCCGCCGCCGACCGCGCCGACCATGGCCGAATAGCCGATCAGCGACACCACCGCCAGCGTCAGCCCGTGAACGATGCCGGGCAGGGCCTCGGGCAGCAGCACCTTCAGCACGATCTGCAACGGCCTGGCACCCATGGCATGGGCGGCTTCGATCAGGCCGCGATCGACCTCGTGAATGGCACCTTCCACAAGCCGGGCGATGAACGGGATCGCGGCCACGGTCAATGGCACGATCGCGGCCGAGGTGCCGATCGAGGTGCCGGCCACCAGCCGGGTGAACGGGATGATCGCCACCGCCAGAATGATGAACGGGATCGAGCGGGTGGCATTGACCACGGCGCCGGCGATGCGGTTCCAGGCCGGCGCGCCATAGAGCCGGCCACGGCCGGTGACCGCGACCGAAATGCCGAGCGGACCGCCGATCAGGGTGCCGATCAGGGTGGCGACGGCGACCATATAGGCGGTCTCGCCGGTCGCGCGCAGCAGCAGGTCGATGAGCTGCGGCGGGAAGACTGCGTTAAACCACTGGAACATGATCTGTAATCCGTGCATCGAGGCCGAGGCCGTTGATGAAGTCGACGACGGCCGCGCCCTGGGGCTCGCCGCCGGGCACTTCCACCAGCATCAGGCCGAAGGGGCGACCCTGGATGTATTCGATCCGGCCATGAAGGATGTTGACCGAAATGCCGCGATCGGTGGCCAGCCGGGCGATCGCCGGCTCGAAGGCGGCATCGCCCTTGAACACGATCCGCACGACGGCGTTGCGGCCGGCGCCGGCGGGCAGGGCGGCGCCGGCATCGAAGCGGCGCTTGAGCCCTGAGGGGATGGCAAGATCGACCTCGCTGGACACGAAGCTGCGGGTGGTTGGGTGTTTCGGGTCGGTGAACACGTCATAGACCGGCCCCTGTTCGATGATCCGGCCGGCTTCCATCACCGCCACCCGGTCGCAGATCTCGCGGATCACGCCCATCTCGTGGGTGATGGCGACCACGGTCAGGCCCAGTCGCTGCTTCAGATCGACGATCAGCGACAGGATCTGCTGGGTGGTTTCAGGATCGAGCGCCGAGGTGATCTCGTCGCAGAGCAGCAGTTCAGGGCTGTTCGACAGCGCCCGCGCGATGCCGACGCGCTGTTTCTGGCCGCCGGAGAGTTCCGACGGATAGCGGCCGGCCTTGTCGGCGAGGCCGACCATGTCGAGCAGCGGGTCTACGCGACGGCGGCGTTCCGCCCGCCCGACACCGGCCAGTTCCAGTGGCAGGGCGACATTGTCGAACACGCTGCGCGACGACAGCAGGTTGAAATGCTGGAACACCATGCCCATCCGGCGGCGGCCGGCGATCAGCCCGGCGCGATCCAGCGCCATCATGTCGACGCCGGCCACCGTTACCCGGCCCTGTGTCGGCCGCTCCAGCAGGTTGATGCAGCGCACCAGCGTGCTTTTGCCGGCGCCGCTGCGGCCTATGATGCCATAGATTTCGCCGGCCTCGACCGTAAGGTCGATCCCGTCCAGTGCCGAGACGGCGGTCGCGGTGCCGCGTGCGGCATATCTCTTCGCGACACCCTCCAGCGTGACCATTGCGGTCATGCGCGCATGTCCTTCCGTCCAACCGGTTCGCGGATCGTGATGCGCCGGCGGCCCCTGAACCGCGGACACAAAAAAATCCCGCGGGCGGTCGGCTGCCGGCGGGATCGATCCGCCTCTCTTTAGCGGCATTTTTATGAAGGCGCCCCGCAAGCTGAAGCCTCAAATCGGCGCCATGTCCAAACCATAATCCACGCCATTGCTTGTTGAAAGAAACGAATGCGCATATGCGGCATGTGAATGCCGCATGGTGGACCTGAGAGCCGGATCATGCTTCAAGATGGCCTCACGGGCAGCCGGCTTCACCGGCACGCGGCGATCGCCGTATCAGCTGATGCCCGCAGCGATGAGGGATATGATGAGCTACACGGTCAAGGAATTGTTCCTGACCTTGCAGGGCGAGGGCGCGCAGGCCGGTCGGGCCGCGGTGTTCTGTCGCTTTGCCGGGTGCAATCTGTGGTCGGGGCGCGAGGTGGACCGGGCGGATGCGATCTGCCGGTTCTGCGACACCGATTTCGTGGGCAGCGACGGCGGCGGCGGTGGCCGTTTCGCCACCCCTGAGAGGCTGGCGGCGGCGATTGCCGCGTGCTGGGGCAATGGCCGCCGGCACCGCTATGTGGTGTTCACCGGCGGCGAGCCGCTGCTGCAACTCGATCCGGCGTTGATCGCCGCGGTCAAGGCGCTGGATTTCGAGATCGCGGTCGAGACCAACGGCACGATCGCCGCACCCGACGGCATCGACTGGATCTGTGTCAGCCCCAAGGCCGGAACGAGGCTGGTCCAGCGCCGGGGCCAGGAACTGAAGCTGGTGTTTCCGCAGGCCGGGCTGATGCCCGACGACCTGGACGATATTGCCCCGGGTGGCATCGCCCTGGGTGATATCGATTTCGTGCACCGCTGGGTGCAGCCCATGGATGGCCCGGCGCAGACGCGCAACACCGAAGCGGCCGTCGCCTGGTGTCTGGCCCATCCGGACTGGCGCCTGAGCCTTCAGACCCACAAGCTGATCGGGATCGCGTGATGTTCGAGCTGTCCAAGCAGTTCCGCTTCGAGGCGGCGCATACTCTGCATCGCGTGGTCGATGCCGAGCCCAGCCGCCGCATCCATGGCCATTCCTACCGTGCCGAGGTGGTGATCCGCGGTCGGCCCGATCCGCTGAGCGGCATGGTTCTCGACCTTGGCCTGTTTGAACGCGCGCTTGCTGATGCCCGCGACGGGCTGGATCATCGCCTGCTCGACGAGGTGGCGGATCTGGGCCCCGCGACCATGGAGAACCTGGCCGGCTGGATCTGGCGGCGGCTGGCGGGCAGTCTTCCGGGGCTCGCCCGGGTGACGGTGCATCGCGACAGTACCGGCGACATCTGCACCTGCCTGGGGCTGGACGAGGTGGCGGCATGACCGCGCCGGCGCGGACATCCGGCGCCCTGGTGCTGTTCTCAGGGGGCCAGGACAGCGCCACCTGCCTTGCCTGGGCGCTGGAGCATTTCGAGCGGGTCGAGACGCTGGGCTTCGATTACGGCCAGCGCCACCGGGTGGAACTGGATTGCCGGCAGGCGTTGCGGGCCGGCATGGCGGCGATCAATCCGCGCTGGGCCGCGCGGCTGGGCGATGACCATACCCTCGATCTCGGGGTGCTGGGCGCCATGTCGGAAACCAGCCTGACCCGGGCGGTGGAGATCGGCCTGCGCGATGACGGCCTGCCTGACACCTTCGTGCCCGGCCGCAACCTGATCTTCCTCACCTTCGCGGCGGCTCTCGGTTTCCGGCGCGGGTTGGACCATATCGTCGGCGGCATGTGCGAGACCGATTATTCCGGCTATCCGGATTGCCGCGACGACACCATCAAGGCAGTGCAGGTGGCGTTGAACCTGGGCATGGACCGGCGCTTCGTGCTGCACACGCCCCTGATGTGGATCGACAAGGCCGAAACCTGGGCGCTAGCCGCGCGGCTGGGCGGCCAGCGCCTGGTCGACCTGATCATCGCCGAGAGCCATACCTGTTATCTGGGGACGCGTGGCCTGCCCCATGACTGGGGCCATGGCTGCGGCACCTGCCCGGCTTGCATCTTGCGCGCCGATGGCTATCGGCGGTATCGAGAGGCCGGACACAGCGATGGCGGGGCGTGACGGCGATGGAGATGCGGGGGTTTTTCGCGATCGGGCTGGAGGCGGTGACCCGGCCGATGAATGCCGGCACCCTGTTCCGGGCCGCCCATGCCTTCGGCGCCGCCTATGCCTTCGCCATCTCGGATGCGGGACTGACGCGAAAGGCGGCCCAGGCGGATACCTCGACCTCGAACCGCCATCTGCCGTTCTTCCGGCTGCCGGCGATCGAGGGGCTGATGCTCCCCGACCGCGCCATGCTGATCGGCATCGAGATCGACGACGCCTTGGACAGCATGCCCTATATCCCCCACCCTGAGCAGGCGGTGTATCTGATCGCGCCGGAGGGCCTCTCGGCCGCCGCCCGCCGGCGGTGTTCGGCGGTGGTGCGCCTGCCGGGGCGGCTGGCGCTCAACCCGGCGATGGCCGGCGCGCTGGTGATGTATGACCGCATGCTGATCCACGGCCGCTTCGCCCCGCGCCCCGTGGCGTCGAGCGGCGTGCCGGGGCGCGGCGCCGGCGCCCGCCAGGTTCAGGACTGACCGGCATTGGCAGGGATGGGGGACGGTCAGGCGGCGGCGATGCCAAGCTCTTCGGCAATGTGACGCAGTCGCTTGTCCCGCGTCCACAGTCGGGCATCCGGTGTCAGGCGTGTGGCGGCGAGCAGGTGAACATCGACATATCCAATACCGCGCCCGGCCAGTTGGTGCGTGTCGATGAACAGACGGACCTCACCATCCGTGGCCATGATGGCTTCTGGAAGGTCATCAAGAGCGGCCAGAATGATCTGGCGCTGTCGCAGGTTGCCGAGCGCCAGTTCGCCGATGACAAAACGATGCGTGAGCACCCGGCCATGATCGAGTGCTGCTGCCAGAGCGTCGTCGCGGGCGCGCAGATGGTCGATCCAGATCGAGGTATCGACGAGGATCATGCGGGATCGGCGATCGTCACGGATGGGGCCGACGGCGCGGGATGTCGTCCAATGCGGGCTCACTACCGCCCAGCCGCGCGAGGCGACGGGCGCTTTCCCGTTCGATCAGCGCCCTCAGGGCCTCGCGCACCAATGCGGACTTCTCGGTCAGACCGGTGCAGGCCTGTGCCTTTGCCAGCAACTCGTCATCGAAGGCGATGGTGGTGCGCATGGTCCAGTCTCCAGTGTCAGGCACTGATTGTGGCATCGACCGATGCCACAATCAATGTCATCCGTGTTGACCGCGCCGGCGCGCCGGTCACGCCCCCTGCCGCAGCAGGAACTTCTGAAGCTTGCCGGTGGGGGTGCGGGGCAGGGCGTCGACCACGCGGATGATGCGCGGGATCTTGTAGCGGGCGAGGTTGGCGGCGCAATGGGCCTTCACCTCGTCCTCGTCGATGGCGGTGTCGGCCCTGGCGACGATGATCGCGGTGACGGTCTCGCCCCATTCCTCGTGCGGCGTGCCGATGACCGCCACCTCGGCAATGCCCGGATGGCCGGCCAGCACGTCTTCCACCTCTTTGGAATAGACGTTCTCGCCACCGGTCACGATCATGTCCTTCAGCCGGTCGATGATGAACAGATAGCCATCCTCGTCGATGCGGGCGAGGTCGCCCGATCGATACCAGCCATCATGGAAGGCGGCGGCGGTGGCGTCGGGATCCTTGTGATAGCCCAGCATCATCGATTGGCAGCGCAGCCAGATTTCGCCGGTCTCGCCGGGGCCGGCCTCGGTTTCGGTATCGCGCATGACCTTCAGGTCGCAGCCGCTGACCGCGACCCGGCCGATCGATCCGGCCTTGGCGATCTGTTCCTCGGGGTAAAGCGCCGTGCCGGTGGGGCCGGTCTCGGTCATGCCGAAAACCTGATAGAACCGGTCGGATCTGTAGCGTTCCGCCAGCATGCGCGCGGTGCCGGCATCGATCGGCCCGCCGCCATAGATCCAGGCCCTGACATGCGAGAGATCGATGCTGTCGAAATGCGGCAGCATGCGCGGCGGCATCAGGAAGGCGATCGGCGCGCCGAAGAACAGGGTGCAGCCTTCATCACGCATGGTCTGGACGAAATGCAGCGGGTGATATTCGGGCAGCAGCACCACGGTCGCGCCGACGAAGATGCTGTTGATCAGCATGTTGTTGAGCGGAAAGCTGTGCCAGACCGGCATCGCCAGCAGCACCCGGTCGCTGGGCCCCAGGCCATAGACCAGGCTGGACCCCACCCCCGCCAGCAGGACATTGGCATGGCTGTGCAGGCAGCCCTTCGGCCGGCCGGTGGTGCCGGAGGTGTACAGGATCTCGACCGGATCGGTATCGGTCATGGTCACCGGGGCCGGGCCGTCACCGGGTGCCGCACCGGAGAACAGGCCGGGCAGGTCGCCGTCATCGGCGGCATCCAGCGGCCGCACGACCGCCGCGCCCGCGATGTCGGCGCCATGGGCGAGGTCGCGATCGACCAGCCACAATCTGGCGTCGCTGTGATCGAGGATATAGGCGGTTTCGGGGCCGGCGAGCTTGTGATTGATCGGCACGGTCACGGCACCGGCGCGGACCGCGCCGAAGAAGGCCACCACCCAATCGATGGTGTTGCGGCCCTGAAGCGCCACGGCGTCGCCGGGGCCGATGCCCAGCGCCTGAAGGCGGGCGGCGGCGTCGCTGGCCGCCGCATCCAGATCGGCGAAGCTCAGGCGCCGGTCGCCCGCGACCAGCGCCTCACGGGTCTTGAACTTGGCGGCGGCGCTGGCGAGCACCGCGTCGAGCGTCCACATGGCTGTTCCCTCCCTGGGAATGGTGCATCCGGCTCCGTTGCGGAGCGTTCTTGTTGTGGGGTTCAGGCGGCCTGCTCGTCATGGCGCCGGTCGGTGGTGCCCATCGCCAGATGACCGAGGGCATCGCCCCCCAGATCGCCGGTCGCCGGCTGGACCAGCGGCTCGCGGGTGATCAGCATGGCGGCGGTCAGCGCGCTGCCATCGCCCTTGACGGCGATCCGCCAGTCGGCGGCTTCGGCCTGAAGCGTTGCCTGCACGCAGCGCGCAAGCCCCCAGGCCAGACGGCGGCCGTCGGCTTCGGTCGGCTCCGCCAGCAGGGGCGACAAGGTCGCAAAGCCACGGCCGATGGCCTGGCGGACCGGATCGAGGGCCGGCGCCCGCAGATCGGCCAGACGGCGCTGCATGTCGTCGACCAGCGCGCCACCCAGATCGGTGGTGGTCAGCACCCGCAGCACGTCATGGGCCAGCACCGAGGTGGTGCCCTCCCAGATGCAGTTGACATGGACATTGCGCAGAATGCGCGGGATGCCAGTGTCCTCGACATAGCCGGCGCCGCCGAAGCTTTCCAGCAACTCGCTGGTCGCCCATACGCCCTGACGGGCGCAGGCCAGCTTGGTGAGCGGCGCCAGCAGCCGGGCCAGGCCGGTGTTGTCGCCATGTTCGGCGGCCCCCATCACCCCGGCGGTGTGGAAGGTCAGCGCCAGCATGGCTTCATATTCAGCGGCGATGCGCGCGATCCAGCCCAGATGGATCGGTTTCTCGGCCAGGGGCGAGCCGAAGACCCGCCGGCGGCCGGCATAGTCGCGCGCCAGCGCCAGCAGATGGCCGGTGCCGGCCGGGCCGCTCCACGACGACCACAGCCGGGCGATGTTCAACAGCCCGCCCATCTTGGCGACGCCACGCCCGATGCCGCCGACCGGCACACCGATCATGTCCTTCAACTCAAGCTCCGCCGTGGGCAGGGCACGGGTGCCCAGCTTGTCCTTCAGCCGGCGGACCTCGATGCCATT
Protein-coding regions in this window:
- the queC gene encoding 7-cyano-7-deazaguanine synthase QueC; translation: MTAPARTSGALVLFSGGQDSATCLAWALEHFERVETLGFDYGQRHRVELDCRQALRAGMAAINPRWAARLGDDHTLDLGVLGAMSETSLTRAVEIGLRDDGLPDTFVPGRNLIFLTFAAALGFRRGLDHIVGGMCETDYSGYPDCRDDTIKAVQVALNLGMDRRFVLHTPLMWIDKAETWALAARLGGQRLVDLIIAESHTCYLGTRGLPHDWGHGCGTCPACILRADGYRRYREAGHSDGGA
- a CDS encoding methionine ABC transporter permease, translating into MFQWFNAVFPPQLIDLLLRATGETAYMVAVATLIGTLIGGPLGISVAVTGRGRLYGAPAWNRIAGAVVNATRSIPFIILAVAIIPFTRLVAGTSIGTSAAIVPLTVAAIPFIARLVEGAIHEVDRGLIEAAHAMGARPLQIVLKVLLPEALPGIVHGLTLAVVSLIGYSAMVGAVGGGGLGDLGIRYGYQRFMPEMMIAVVVLLIVLVQLVQSVGDRIAKTVNKRHR
- a CDS encoding type II toxin-antitoxin system VapB family antitoxin, coding for MRTTIAFDDELLAKAQACTGLTEKSALVREALRALIERESARRLARLGGSEPALDDIPRRRPHP
- a CDS encoding Tc toxin subunit A-related protein, coding for MRDSLQSEKRGALDADLVDLDEIRRVKAASFANLDFYQWLVDDLKSLFEEEWATTQDFCKLLVRLYEYETGETNGASFIKTTSPGGDYQRLNAPYWLALDVERLEAAYFHSILNQQSQSATMRVAISELPAPGGDGSALTTLIEQGETYFELTDEMFDALYPGQYDRRIQSLRVRFPGLERAGLSPHARLTQIANTRYATRERDPRRGGRIRKDRYALQSIVVSAPTIDTATLDYPEGSLKRFQNTGVSSRWHLVLPAVLELRRHKNGAGRSKAWHEAATRHVQALKPHLDDVVFEVTFSGRW
- a CDS encoding class I adenylate-forming enzyme family protein, with translation MWTLDAVLASAAAKFKTREALVAGDRRLSFADLDAAASDAAARLQALGIGPGDAVALQGRNTIDWVVAFFGAVRAGAVTVPINHKLAGPETAYILDHSDARLWLVDRDLAHGADIAGAAVVRPLDAADDGDLPGLFSGAAPGDGPAPVTMTDTDPVEILYTSGTTGRPKGCLHSHANVLLAGVGSSLVYGLGPSDRVLLAMPVWHSFPLNNMLINSIFVGATVVLLPEYHPLHFVQTMRDEGCTLFFGAPIAFLMPPRMLPHFDSIDLSHVRAWIYGGGPIDAGTARMLAERYRSDRFYQVFGMTETGPTGTALYPEEQIAKAGSIGRVAVSGCDLKVMRDTETEAGPGETGEIWLRCQSMMLGYHKDPDATAAAFHDGWYRSGDLARIDEDGYLFIIDRLKDMIVTGGENVYSKEVEDVLAGHPGIAEVAVIGTPHEEWGETVTAIIVARADTAIDEDEVKAHCAANLARYKIPRIIRVVDALPRTPTGKLQKFLLRQGA
- a CDS encoding TrmH family RNA methyltransferase, whose amino-acid sequence is MRGFFAIGLEAVTRPMNAGTLFRAAHAFGAAYAFAISDAGLTRKAAQADTSTSNRHLPFFRLPAIEGLMLPDRAMLIGIEIDDALDSMPYIPHPEQAVYLIAPEGLSAAARRRCSAVVRLPGRLALNPAMAGALVMYDRMLIHGRFAPRPVASSGVPGRGAGARQVQD
- a CDS encoding type II toxin-antitoxin system VapC family toxin gives rise to the protein MILVDTSIWIDHLRARDDALAAALDHGRVLTHRFVIGELALGNLRQRQIILAALDDLPEAIMATDGEVRLFIDTHQLAGRGIGYVDVHLLAATRLTPDARLWTRDKRLRHIAEELGIAAA
- the queE gene encoding 7-carboxy-7-deazaguanine synthase, with product MSYTVKELFLTLQGEGAQAGRAAVFCRFAGCNLWSGREVDRADAICRFCDTDFVGSDGGGGGRFATPERLAAAIAACWGNGRRHRYVVFTGGEPLLQLDPALIAAVKALDFEIAVETNGTIAAPDGIDWICVSPKAGTRLVQRRGQELKLVFPQAGLMPDDLDDIAPGGIALGDIDFVHRWVQPMDGPAQTRNTEAAVAWCLAHPDWRLSLQTHKLIGIA
- a CDS encoding 6-pyruvoyl trahydropterin synthase family protein, with amino-acid sequence MFELSKQFRFEAAHTLHRVVDAEPSRRIHGHSYRAEVVIRGRPDPLSGMVLDLGLFERALADARDGLDHRLLDEVADLGPATMENLAGWIWRRLAGSLPGLARVTVHRDSTGDICTCLGLDEVAA
- a CDS encoding methionine ABC transporter ATP-binding protein, whose amino-acid sequence is MTAMVTLEGVAKRYAARGTATAVSALDGIDLTVEAGEIYGIIGRSGAGKSTLVRCINLLERPTQGRVTVAGVDMMALDRAGLIAGRRRMGMVFQHFNLLSSRSVFDNVALPLELAGVGRAERRRRVDPLLDMVGLADKAGRYPSELSGGQKQRVGIARALSNSPELLLCDEITSALDPETTQQILSLIVDLKQRLGLTVVAITHEMGVIREICDRVAVMEAGRIIEQGPVYDVFTDPKHPTTRSFVSSEVDLAIPSGLKRRFDAGAALPAGAGRNAVVRIVFKGDAAFEPAIARLATDRGISVNILHGRIEYIQGRPFGLMLVEVPGGEPQGAAVVDFINGLGLDARITDHVPVV
- a CDS encoding acyl-CoA dehydrogenase family protein; amino-acid sequence: MTRFFQDPPQITNRFRTDPALRNTIERLVPRDAFEDAQVTLDRFGARAAAELAPLADQAERHEPEHTAFDSWGRRVDRVDVDASWLRLVAIGQEEGLVALPYEAPYGPWSRIIQAGMVNLYDPVSAMATCPLVMTDGAARLLSEHDPELAARYVPKLTARQGGWTSGQWMTEAAGGSDVGQSETTARPLGDGRYALNGLKWFTSATTSEMALVLARPDGAAPGSRGLSLFLVELKNPDGSWNGIEVRRLKDKLGTRALPTAELELKDMIGVPVGGIGRGVAKMGGLLNIARLWSSWSGPAGTGHLLALARDYAGRRRVFGSPLAEKPIHLGWIARIAAEYEAMLALTFHTAGVMGAAEHGDNTGLARLLAPLTKLACARQGVWATSELLESFGGAGYVEDTGIPRILRNVHVNCIWEGTTSVLAHDVLRVLTTTDLGGALVDDMQRRLADLRAPALDPVRQAIGRGFATLSPLLAEPTEADGRRLAWGLARCVQATLQAEAADWRIAVKGDGSALTAAMLITREPLVQPATGDLGGDALGHLAMGTTDRRHDEQAA